From Impatiens glandulifera chromosome 7, dImpGla2.1, whole genome shotgun sequence:
AAGAATTATTATGCTCACACATTAGGCtcgaaattttgaaaattgaagACAATATTTGGCGACATGTCCTCGTAAAATccataataattcaaatatttattcaaatgacTTGATTTCTGAACAAAAATCTGATTAACTTATTTATCTAGAAATTATCCATACACGTGTCAAATCTCTATCTCcttaatatacataatttggAGATTATGACTATgtttacataataattattttactaaacattttattttaacgatCTTTTATCATGCATGTTGATAAATAAGTCTAACTTAATTACATATTTCTATAATCAGTTGAAacactattttattttctcaagatGAGGAGAAACAAAAGTCCAACCAATGAAGACGACAAAAGTGGAAAAACATCAAAAGAGATTGTACGAGAAGGGGTTGATTACATAAGTCAAGTTCCGAGAGAAATTCTGCATCACATACTCTTATTTCTTCCTTTTAAGTACTGGATAATTTTGGGCATGGTTTCAAAACAATGGCAAGATCTTTTGCGTGAAACTCCAATTTTGATTTTCGACGAGAATGAAATTGTTTCGAAAATGAGAAGACAAGTTCGCGGTGTATTACATGAAGAGAAACCTCGAAGTGATGGGCTAGATGAGTGCAAACAGAGATTTGCAGAGTTTGTGAACCACGTTATGTTACATCACTCTAGTTGTCTCATAAAATATGCACGATTATCACTTCAATATGAACCTACAACAAGATATGCCTCAAATGTTAATATTTGGGTTCACTTTTTGATGACAAGAGATATAGAGATGCTCGAGTTGAACTTTTCATCAACACCAAACATGTACTGTGATCTAGGCATTATTGCAGCGAGGCGCACAAGAACAGCACAAACTTTTGAACTTCCTCATCAGCCTTTTGAGCCCAAATTTACAAGTTTCATTTTGAGCTTCTGCAAACTTAAAGCATTTAAATTTGGATGTTTCATGAACTTAAAAGTGCTATATTTGAAAGATGTGGACATTCTAGACAGTTCTATTGGACAACTAGTTTCAAAATGTCCAGTCCTCGAAGATTTATACTTGGAGGGGTGCTCTGTAACCGAGGAATTCTTTGTTTGTAAACAAGATCTGAAAATCAAGCATTTGAATTTGCTGAATTGTTTGACAGAAAAGTGGCAAAGTTATATGATTGACATATCTGTTCCACAATTGACGAACCTGTTGATCAAAGGAAGATACCTCAAGAGTTCAGCCATGCATCAACCAATTTGGTAGAATGATTTGATCATAGAGAAGAcaatgatttgataaaaaatgatGAAGAGTCGCCGCGCTTAATATTTTTTGTCCGCCGTGGCAGCCACGTGGGGAGTCGCTCCCAATATCAACTCTATTTTTTGTTATCAAATTTTCATCTTTGTCAACTTTCACATTATCTTAGGATTtgcacaaataaaaaaaaatatataaatagattaagTTAGTGAAACCATTAGTAACCTATATAATTGATTCAGAAAAAGCACGACATACAATATACTCATAGATTTATGCATAGTAAGGATAGGGGATGAAAATTTTGCATGTGCAGCGAAAGTGAGGTGGAAGAGTGCCTATAATCagtaaacataattttaaatgtttatttctctctcatattcattaataatttttctctctttgcttcattaataatttatttcaaatattaataggaacaataataaatcaaataaaaaaataaaaaatatatattatatttgataaatatatatttaagagaataaattaaatatattttttaattaattatttctcattccggaaatttgatgaaatggccctcgTAACAgccttaattccaaaaaaggtccGCGTCTGCTAATGTGGCAAAAATGGCCCTtttgtcctgcaaaaagtcaggAATACCCCTCGGGTGCCTGATTTATCGATCATTTACGAAaaatgtcattcacgcatttttatctaaaatgcgtgagttgattaatgcgttttagatgaaatgcgtgaatgacatttctcgACTTTCAATTTACGGAAATGTCATTCACggatttcatctaaaacacgttAATCAACTCaagcattttagatgaaaatgcgtgaatgacatttctcaTCTTTtatcgtatatataattttttcccctaatttaaaataaacccCACCGATTCACGAATATCCATTTCTCTAaaatgtcattcacgcattttcatctaaaatgtgtgagttgattaacgtgttttagatgaaatgcgtgaatgacatCCCATAAATTGAAACTCGAGAAATGACATTAatgcattttcatctaaaatgcgttaattaactcacgcattttagatgaaaatgcgtgaatgtTATTTCTCGTAAATGATCGGTAAATCAGGCGCCCGAGGTATTCTTGACTTTTCGCAGGACAAAAGGACCCCTTTTGTCAACTTTATGAGGCACGGGCCTCTTTTGGAATTAAGACTGTtatgagggccatttcatcaaattttcctctcattctctctctaatttttttttcatatttaattttttcttataagatttattataaattcaattaattaactcaaaatattatatattattcccttttatattatcatattggtctcttaaattatttttttatttatgttaaatattaataattgatactttgaatatatatatatatatatatatatatatatatatatatatatatattattattagaggcgacaaataattaattaaaaaattaagaattttttatatttattttattattctcttaaatatatatttatcaaatataatatatatttgaaaatatatattttgttatttatttgatttattattttcctattattattctatttttttaaataaataagttaaataataaaatatataaacatatatttacaaattaataatataaataaattattaataaagattgaagagataaaaaataaattattaataaaatgaagagtagaaattattaataaatatgagagaGATAAATAAGCCTTTAAAATTATGCTTAGTCATCTGTTCTAATCACTATCCAAATCATTTCGCTATTCGCTGTAAAACTTTACTTCCCCTATATTACTCATTTATGCAAGTGTTCCATGTACTTTTacaattttgtaatataaacaTGCATTTTTCTGATGgttcaaaatacaaaatttgttATGTAATCTTATATTATACTAGAGTTATTTCCCTACGTACAGGGTTTACacataataaacaattttttaaagataaatattgttgattataatttagaataagataaaagataagtgtaaattaattacattataacgttaaaattataatattatataaatcacaccaccattcatgaatattattaacaaaatcgagtgagtttaaaaaaaattacatatttttatactaataaattatattttaaatatttcttctcatttttataatattaagtactttaaaagataaatagatcttattttaaacttttaagagaAGACTCCTATAATACctttaaatatgacaaattataaatataaaaaatgtttaacaaaaaatttaactgaaattaatcattaataaataatcaaaaaaatttaacaatataataaaaaaagtcttataaataaaataaacaaataacaattaCAGAATTAAAGGAGAGGAGAGCACATGGAGTCGCTTCGATTATGTGAGACTCAACTTTTACTATCTATGAACTATTTTTATGACCTTACATTTTAGAATGTTAGCGGGACATGGGAGCCTTTTAAGATAGATTGGTCCAGTTCCTGCTGTAATTCATAAGAATATATCCGAGCTTTTCCTAACCTTTTCTCCCTTGCttatccatttttttatatttaatcggTCCACCTCATTATCAGgatcaatttcaaatataaaaactttattattgacctaaaaatattataatttgacatattataataaataaatatatttatcaaataaattttagaattaataaaaaaaattaatataaaatttaaataacaccattatattatattactcaaCTTTTAAGTGCTAAAATTTAGCTTCACAATTACTTCTTATCCTTAGAATAATTTATCGAActataaaatgtgaaaatatttgcattgtttttattataaaaaaaataaaaatatatttttaaatatcttaaatcaaagattataatataaaaaatatcatagttATAAGAAAATATGATCTTTAggcaattttttatataaataaaataaaacaataataattaactaataagtTTTGCTTACAAAATACAAACTACATTATcaaactatttgaaaaaaataagttcttttaaaaggttaatttaaatatttttagaaaaattaaataaagttataaaaatttcaaaattaatataattttctaattaacttttaatgatatgatatttattttagattgatTATCTAcctatttattattcaattccaaattcaagaaaaataataaaagaaaaaaatataattcatatatttatatatttatatacataattaatcaaaaaatataattaaattataagatagaaaacaaaaagtgaattaaaaaaataaattaaacttaaaataatatttaagaaattttaataaaaataaaaaaaatacaaatttggtacatcaaatttaaaattatattattattattatataataaatgtttgaaaatatttaaacttaatttagatataataaaataaaagttatattatcttatgtcattttttttaaatcatataaattttttgatttttttatattaaatattattttataagagataatcacatttaaatttaatatatatataattaaataaataaataatattatgagtttataactataattttaaaaaaaatttatttttatttaagttatttaaacttaaaataaaaattgagaaattttgattaaaaaagaaagatagaatttaaaattacattattattattattattattatataaataaaggttatatcatttcatatcatttttttacattatataatttttttaaataaaaaatattttataaatttgtaattttaattataaaaattattatgaggagtgatagagtgatgGAATTTTGTGAAGAAATGACTTCGCATCACATTCATttgttggaaaatgtaaaagtggaaggaaagagagaaattatttgattttttcagcgaataagattatgccaagtcattccctcaccaaattccctcacctaatcatttctcaattATTATACCCATATAAAAATGtactattaacaaaaaaaacataaaaaaaattaaatctcactctaaaaaaataattaatctttttttatgtaggataaataaagtatatattattatttttcttatattaaattaaatctcagtactctaatttaatttatagacaTTTGTAGATTTACCGGATGGTTTTTAATTCTTAAAGATGAGATTATTgactctaatttttatttacatttttttttgtcttaatttCTTGTGTCAAAGTGCTATGCGAAtcctttgaatttttatataattttgttgattgtttttttaaaaatattttattttatgaattattgttatacaatcataaaaacaaattcataatcaAATGAAGATAACATTACACTTCATTTTACGGACTTCATAAAAAAACGAAATtagaattcattttataaaaaaaaaactaacataattCAATAGTCAATACCcgattttaacttaaaaaatgaataaatataaaaaaattatattggcttaaaacttaatttatcttttgaatGATGTTTGAAAAAAGAGGATTGTTATTAGacttctaaaatattttattaaatatattttttatttttatatatttctaaatgtaattagaaaattagaatcttttttataaaaggctaatttttgttagaaaattttTCATCACAAAAGAAACGAAGTAATTTACTCGAAGATAAGAGAGGGGATAAACTCATACGGGATGAATGATATAATAGTATATAACACATTTTACCTATCATTGATATAGTTTGATATTATATAGTTCAGcatttaaataagtatttataatcaattttcaaaaaatctattttttctaaGACTAACCTAGTccaaaaaatttgaaagtaggtcatggaaaatttaaattaataaaactccttcactaaattataaaaacaattctCTTAAATAGTATCTTGTAAAAAAGAAGATTAACCAAATGATAcaaattctatatttataatcaaagattaagtgaatattaatatattttgttcaataaaaaatatatcactatTAATAGTAacttaattctaataataatattaacttaaagtacgatatatgtttatataatataaaatatgtttcgatcatatgtatattaattatttttagttgttaAAGTTGACtgcatcaatttttttttaatgagtttcaataaataaatttagtaaaagaaTTGTTGAGACCTTTGTATTTTTCATAAAGTTAGAAAGTGTAGATATACAAGAGTCAAGacaaaaaaagaatattttagagatagaTCACACTCGGTCACTGTGAAGATGAAACTACGTTGTAGTATGGTAAATATCAGTATTGATAACATTCAAGAAAAATGcagaaaaattatcaaataataaaaaactgtaataaaaaaatattgcccacaaataaataatttcttgaacaaccaaattaagaaaattcccttaaaaaaattcaaactaaaaaaatactattatttaaagaaaaaataagttggacctttgtattttttataaagtgaGATAGTATTGATATACCAGAGAGTCAggacaaaaaaaaagaatattttagagatagaaCTTTGTTTGAAAGTTTAAATCACACTCGGTCATTGTGGAGATGAAACCACTGTAGTAGTGTAGTAGAGTGATTACCGgtattaataacattaaaaagaaaatgcagaaaattactaaataataaaagctgtgatataaaaaaatatgttgtcccaaataaatagttttttgaacaaccaaattaagaaaattctcttaaaacaattcaaagtaaaataatagtattatttaaagaaaaataagttgACTCAATCAAATTCTCTTTAGACTTGAGATAGTGAAGGCAGATGAGAGGACTTTTCTTTTTCAACGGATAGGCGACTGAAAGTGCAGATATATCAgagtcaaaataaaaataagaatattttagagatagaactttattaaaaagtttacaTCACACTCGGTCATTTTGGAGATGAAACCACGCGTTAGTAGAGTGATCACCATAACATTTAAGAAAAAAGCAGAAAATtaccaaataataaaaactgtgatataaaaaaataatattgtccacaaataaatgatttcttgaacaacaaaattaaaaaaattctcttaagcaatatatatatatatatatatataaagattagagatatttaatattattataaaaaaaaattaggtacgaaattaatataaatagattttagttgagagaaatatttaatattattatttaaaatatttatttatatataaccacctatttaaaataaatagtcttaacttacttaatatatatataattttaaatttttatatattatgataagtagaaagtgaaaaaaaaattaattaaaaaaaagagtaatattaggaattaattagaaagataaattatgaaatgaaaaaattcttgaatataaaataatgaattgagATAGAAATCACAATGAATTTGTGTATAAACCttcatattcatttattaaacattattatatattcttattatatatatatatatatataaataaataaatatgttaggtaatattatatattttaatataaaaaatattttatattattagtgtgaaaaaatataaatatgagtaagaaaaaaatacttcttaattagattaagaaagagagtcaaaatatataaaaaaaattaatttaaaaagtagagtaatttatagagttaattaagaaagaaattatgaattgagataaaaacaatttgtgtataaaccttcatattcatctattaaacattattatatatattgttattatatatataaaaataaatatgttaggtaatattatatatctttaagtaaaaaatattaataaaaaaatattttatattattagtgtaaaaaatataaaaatttatatagtaaatagaaaaataaatacttaataattagattaagaaagagaaatatatatattatgaaagataTTTATTATCATACTTAAAATGTAGTAAACATCTCAGTAATTTATCtcaacccaaaaactcaaactcaaaagaatattctcgGACACAACAATCGTCAATTAGTAAATATTCAAAAAcgcacttagagagagaaattttctctGGAGATTTTTTCTCACATCGGGCACGACCGGCACATCAACGCCGCCGGAGCTTTTGACGTCGGAATGATTTCAAATTTCTCCAGTAGGTGCGTCTCTTTCCCCCCTACAATCTGACCGAAGGAATCGGGAGAAATCACGATTATAGTTTCTAGATCGGATATTTAGGTCgttttcggcacgatcggcacgaacaacacaaacgacacggattcttaccgcgaccgcgcttctacatccgccatcctccagcaccttcgatcggttgtcgtgcgccctctggaacgtgttctgttgtgcaaggaacggtcgcggtcatcttctcttaccgttTACCGGAACATTTCGTCAAACCCCCTTCTGCAGAGACTTGACGTCAAATCGGCGTCGGTCgccctcctcttctcacttttcgtttacaggttagttcggacctcggtcgggacatcaaaccacaccgcgaggcgcgggtaggtctccattgaacttctttatcgccgtttgaatcaagtgttcggtctggaggaagctttcgtagctacagaccgttccaaaattgcttaaaccatttcttgtttgagcaattattttcaagcccctgttccggtgcgattggtttccaatagtgctgtttgcgcccaccctttgctgcagaattccaacctctgtggctcctttgaagattaggcagtttgcgcttgatctttccaataactggtacgcgcccgtccagtgtagttactcgggcaaggggcgtccttcaagtccgccctaatgatcctaagaaggtgctgaaggggccgtcgacaagcagcaaggctaggtctgatagacgaactcgcaggtctcttaacaatcTCAGGAAGCAGAAgtcagaaatcatggatgaagtcctaaacaacggagaagatgcgcctattgattctatgccaaatacatcatcgggtatgagttttttccacatgctgatgaattacatgagaatagttctattggggattcatactgtaacaatatgcatgttcataatagaaatgataggattgaattgataggaaaagacagtattgcatatagaaatgataggactttaattccagaaaatTATGTTGTTACTGGACTTGCTGCACAGAATGAACCGTTAGAGTTGctggttggtaccctagacctgaccggtcattctgttgggaaattggatttgaaatcttgtcttgttaaaattgataacaatcgggtcgcttgtgctgaaaattcagtcccaatgttggagataatctgtcaaaaaggctctaaggtaatgcaggaaaatgacataaattgtacaggtttattgggtcctattgaaagctcaaaaTTGGGGTCTGTTTCTGAATTGGGTGAAAACATTGTGCTGAGAtttatgtctgttttgaatgatcctactgaagttggtactggtgttcctattgaggtaagtatGACGGAGCTGAATAAAACTGTTGATCGAAaattaataggttcaaagaatattacaaggtcggggtcagtttcagaagcaggaaaacatgacagtttgggtaattcaggtacagagaaagatcagaaaacaaattttaccggtCATACTAAAGAGGATGCTAAACTGGGcaaaatagatcattttgaaattgcctctacagggttggagatatcagctgcttagagtccattaggtccaaagaaggatataatttcagagtcttattctacaatgagaaatcttgcaaatctaaaagtctcgggttccattaatgatcagaatgctaagtctacctgtcttgctaaggatcaaatggaaagtcagatatccagactatgtactaggcttgaaaaaggttggacagaagacactaaatgcgcccaggattctgaaactgaggctaaaattgtaggatcttctaaacaacctgcacatctagctgaaactgttaaaggacatagtctaacagaatctggaaacactgaaaaaattggatctgagttagagctattcatggaaataaattcagctaaattagaaaagcctaataatacAAATGTAAAGaatgatgaactgaacttgattggtatagccaatggtgaaagcttgactggaaattatattgattcgttgattgatgacatcatgaatgacaatctgggtctgggtatggatctcatggaagctacaaataagttgtGTCAGAATTtaagtcagggtataagaggtgaagaatttatgaaactagaagaattagccagcggttttcgcttggccgggtctgatgaggggttagccaacggttttcgcttggccgggtctaatatggggttagccaatggttttcgcttggctgggtctgaaaaagataatttggttgcaaaaaagttgggtctaacaagggtggataacatgaatattcaagtcattgatcctgaacacgccggtcctggatacactaaaactactcatggaattggtcatatctcttcaaatgccggtcctagctcttcaaacgtcggtcatagctcttcaaatgctgctcctagctcttctaatgccaGTCCTAGATCTTCTAATGTCAGTCCTAACTCTTCTAATGCCGgtcctatctctttaaatgCCGGTCCTAacatcacatatccaccttctaccggtcctaatcgccaagataataaatctactaacaaagctatgagccaccggtcgaatcaaaaaaaccaaagcatagatgttgatttggaatcagacgataaCAATATCATAaatccatgaagaagatatcgacaacaaagatcaaaccaaaagcaaagaggcataattcttccaaaacaagtgctgaaattgaaaagatcgatcaagaaactagatcgaataattctaaaacagctaagaagggtaaaaatgaatcgaaaattaaagaaaggaaaaacatgaaggcaaataactcaagttctaagaagaatgctgaagtaaatcccaaggaaactgtgacacccgaggctaaccctgagatattgaacctgggtgcgttttctccactcgttaatctggatcctgaaatgccaattgatagtattcaaaagagga
This genomic window contains:
- the LOC124946273 gene encoding F-box/FBD/LRR-repeat protein At4g26340-like, which codes for MRRNKSPTNEDDKSGKTSKEIVREGVDYISQVPREILHHILLFLPFKYWIILGMVSKQWQDLLRETPILIFDENEIVSKMRRQVRGVLHEEKPRSDGLDECKQRFAEFVNHVMLHHSSCLIKYARLSLQYEPTTRYASNVNIWVHFLMTRDIEMLELNFSSTPNMYCDLGIIAARRTRTAQTFELPHQPFEPKFTSFILSFCKLKAFKFGCFMNLKVLYLKDVDILDSSIGQLVSKCPVLEDLYLEGCSVTEEFFVCKQDLKIKHLNLLNCLTEKWQSYMIDISVPQLTNLLIKGRYLKSSAMHQPIW